The following proteins are encoded in a genomic region of Phycodurus eques isolate BA_2022a chromosome 11, UOR_Pequ_1.1, whole genome shotgun sequence:
- the LOC133410067 gene encoding solute carrier family 22 member 7-like has protein sequence MIRTTSSLEQRLPSRRVSVRVRHARMTFDAILDEVGALGPFQVVLAVLMVSPRIMLPCNFLLNNFIAAVPPHRCDVSRWNASGNLGEAQKAAAAIPAGDDGEPRACRMFAEPRSRWSGNGSEATPTTECRHGWVYDNSTFSSTIVTEWDLVCDWKHLPQTTNTIFFVGVMLGSLVFGVLSDNYGRKWSLLASYVLSVMFGLASASANSYVVFAVLRFCCGAALAGISLISIILCVEWVDTPRRASMCVLGSLAWSLGNMLLAGLAFLVNAWRPLIVTVTAPLALAILTWWWVPESARWLLANGKVEKAHLYLDKCARANNRPKISSAVQLEALSSVEMSDKNKKYNFLHLFKTPKLRKISLVTGIAWYGTAVTYYGISLNLDGFGLNVYVTQFVYAAIEVPAKLLIYVLINRIGRRPCLVGTLVLTGTCIGINILVPTALWLVRSVVAILGKGLSEASFTTIFLYTTELYPTVLRQKGLGFTSVMSRLGVSAAPLLLLLEDTWTLLPQVVLCAGATFCGLAALALPETLDRRLPETIRDAEEPPGRSEGQEEVPLETKNAK, from the exons ATGATAAGGACAACTTCGTCTTTAGAACAAAGACTCCCGTCTCGTCGCGTCTCAGTCCGCGTGCGGCACGCCAGGATGACGTTTGACGCCATCCTGGACGAGGTGGGCGCCTTGGGGCCCTTCCAGGTGGTTCTGGCGGTCCTGATGGTGAGCCCGCGCATCATGCTGCCGTGTAACTTCCTGCTCAACAATTTCATCgccgccgtgccgcctcacCGCTGCGACGTCAGCCGATGGAATGCGTCCGGGAACCTGGGCGAGGCCCAGAAGGCGGCCGCCGCTATTCCCGCGGGCGATGACGGCGAGCCGCGGGCCTGCCGTATGTTCGCCGAGCCGAGGTCGCGATGGTCGGGAAACGGCTCGGAGGCGACGCCCACCACCGAATGCCGGCACGGTTGGGTTTATGACAACTCCACCTTCTCCTCCACCATCGTCACAGAG TGGGATCTGGTGTGCGACTGGAAGCATCTCCCCCAGACCACCAACACCATTTTCTTCGTGGGAGTCATGCTGGGCTCCCTCGTGTTTGGAGTCCTCTCGGATAA TTACGGGAGGAAATGGAGTCTTTTGGCCTCCTACGTCCTGTCCGTCATGTTCGGCTTGGCGAGCGCGTCCGCCAACTCGTACGTGGTGTTCGCCGTGCTGAGGTTCTGCTGCGGGGCGGCGCTGGCGGGCATCAGCCTCATCTCCATCATCCTCT GCGTGGAGTGGGTGGACACGCCTCGCAGGGCGTCCATGTGCGTGCTCGGCAGCCTGGCGTGGTCGCTAGGCAACATGCTGCTGGCCGGCTTGGCCTTCCTGGTCAACGCCTGGCGACCTCTCATCGTGACGGTCACGGCCCCGCTGGCCTTGGCCATCCTTACCTGGTG GTGGGTGCCCGAATCGGCTCGATGGCTTTTGGCCAacggcaaagtggaaaaggcgCACTTGTACCTGGATAAATGTGCCCGTGCCAACAACAGACCCAAAATCTCATCCGCAGTCCAATTGGAG GCTTTGTCCAGCGTGGAAATGTCGGACAAgaacaaaaagtacaatttccTTCATCTTTTCAAGACGCCAAAGCTGAGAAAGATCTCGCTGGTCACCGGAATCGCGTG GTACGGCACGGCGGTGACGTACTACGGCATCAGCTTGAACCTGGACGGCTTCGGCCTCAACGTGTACGTGACGCAGTTCGTGTACGCCGCCATCGAGGTTCCCGCCAAGCTGCTGATTTACGTGCTGATCAACAGAATCGGTCGGCGGCCGTGTCTCGTCGGCACGCTGGTGCTGACGGGAACGTGCATCGGCATCAACATCTTGGTGCCCACAG CTTTGTGGCTCGTGCGTTCTGTGgtggccattttgggcaaaGGGCTTTCTGAAGCCTCCTTCACAACTATCTTCCTGTACACCACGGAGCTCTATCCCACCGTGCTCAG ACAGAAGGGTTTGGGCTTCACGAGCGTGATGAGTCGCTTGGGCGTGTCCGCGGCCCCGCTGCTTCTCCTCCTCGAGGACACGTGGACCCTCCTCCCCCAGGTGGTCTTGTGCGCCGGGGCGACGTTCTGCGGCCTGGCGGCGCTGGCGCTGCCCGAGACCCTGGACCGCCGGCTGCCCGAGACCATCCGGGATGCGGAGGAGCCCCCCGGGCG TTCTGAAGGGCAAGAAGAAGTTCCTCTGGAGACCAAGAATGCCAAATGA